One genomic region from Vibrio cyclitrophicus encodes:
- the nhaA gene encoding Na+/H+ antiporter NhaA, whose product MTDVIRDFFKMESAGGIILVIAAAIAMFVANSPLNEMYQGVLHSYVLGMSVSHWINDGLMAVFFLLIGLEVKRELLEGALKSKETAIFPAIAAVGGMLAPALIYVLFNSSNPEALQGWAIPAATDIAFALGIMALLGNRVPVSLKVFLLALAIIDDLGVVVIIALFYSGDLSTLALTVGFIATGVLFMLNNKHVTKLSVYLIVGAILWFAVLKSGVHATLAGVVIGFAIPLKGNKGEHSPLKHLEHALHPYVAFAILPVFAFANAGISLEGISISSLTGMLPLGIAMGLLIGKPLGIFAFSWGAVKLGVAKLPEGVNFMNIFAVSVLCGIGFTMSIFISSLAFGPTNVEFDTLARLGILMGSTTAAILGYFLLSVSLPKTAKQQEVKL is encoded by the coding sequence ATGACCGACGTCATCCGTGACTTCTTTAAAATGGAATCTGCTGGCGGCATCATACTAGTCATCGCTGCGGCGATCGCAATGTTTGTAGCAAACTCACCACTGAACGAAATGTACCAAGGCGTATTACATAGTTACGTTTTGGGTATGTCTGTGTCTCACTGGATTAACGATGGCTTAATGGCAGTGTTCTTCCTTCTAATCGGCTTAGAGGTTAAGCGTGAGCTTTTAGAAGGTGCATTAAAATCTAAAGAGACAGCAATCTTCCCAGCTATCGCAGCCGTTGGCGGTATGCTAGCTCCGGCACTTATTTACGTGCTATTTAACTCAAGTAACCCAGAAGCGCTTCAAGGTTGGGCTATCCCAGCGGCAACTGATATTGCATTCGCATTAGGTATCATGGCGCTTCTTGGTAACCGTGTACCGGTTAGCTTGAAGGTGTTCCTATTGGCTTTAGCAATTATCGATGACCTTGGCGTTGTTGTTATCATTGCACTGTTCTACTCAGGCGACCTATCAACGCTTGCGCTAACGGTTGGTTTCATCGCAACGGGTGTGCTGTTCATGCTAAACAACAAGCATGTAACTAAGCTGAGTGTGTATCTCATTGTTGGTGCAATTCTGTGGTTTGCAGTATTGAAGTCTGGTGTTCATGCAACGCTGGCTGGTGTAGTGATTGGTTTTGCTATCCCACTGAAAGGCAATAAAGGTGAACATTCTCCGCTGAAGCATCTAGAACATGCTCTGCACCCATACGTCGCTTTTGCAATCTTGCCAGTCTTTGCTTTTGCAAACGCAGGTATTTCATTGGAAGGTATCTCAATCTCAAGCCTAACAGGTATGCTACCGCTTGGTATCGCTATGGGTCTATTGATTGGTAAGCCTCTTGGTATCTTTGCATTCAGCTGGGGTGCGGTGAAATTGGGTGTTGCTAAGCTCCCTGAAGGTGTGAACTTTATGAACATCTTCGCAGTATCTGTCCTGTGTGGTATTGGTTTTACAATGTCTATCTTTATCTCTTCGTTAGCGTTTGGCCCAACGAATGTAGAGTTTGACACACTAGCTCGACTAGGCATCCTGATGGGATCTACAACAGCTGCAATTCTAGGTTACTTCCTGCTAAGCGTTTCTTTACCGAAAACAGCAAAGCAACAAGAAGTAAAACTATAA
- a CDS encoding lipocalin-like domain-containing protein, whose product MRFNMLQRDNSIKFRHRLISSVLLICFFGALLSIWAYYSYFVDVGEKGVNEVNSVLVSEHFNVFEPVLPDRTVSLPRDFQFHPEFQHEWWHYFASLKGKDGKKYSVQWSFFRIATDERETPGWQSPQIYISNVVISSEMKVWKEQRLARGGIGQAGMTNRPFRIWIDNWNWRALGNTPFPGRLQVKTDTFGLELDTVAKGPYVLNGDNGYQKKHDLLPVASYNFSAPFLSLSGVLNLDGVTKEVEGTAWVHKEWGSGLLGVGQQGWDWFVFNLDDGTALSINRYRHNQQLPYVFGTLATRSGKVYHLTDSDISIKPLQNTTLLNGRRMPLQWIINVPQHNINLTTRIKRRDMWLPFVIPYWEGPIMASGSHEATGFMQLTGY is encoded by the coding sequence ATGCGCTTTAATATGCTTCAACGCGATAATTCAATTAAATTCAGGCACCGATTGATCTCTTCTGTATTGTTGATCTGCTTCTTTGGTGCGCTTTTAAGTATCTGGGCTTACTACTCCTATTTCGTTGACGTCGGTGAAAAGGGCGTCAATGAAGTTAACTCGGTACTGGTCAGTGAGCATTTCAATGTATTTGAACCAGTGTTACCCGATAGAACGGTTTCTCTGCCGCGAGATTTCCAATTTCATCCAGAGTTTCAACACGAATGGTGGCATTATTTTGCGTCCCTAAAAGGGAAAGATGGTAAAAAGTACTCGGTTCAATGGAGTTTCTTTCGTATCGCAACAGATGAACGCGAAACTCCGGGGTGGCAAAGCCCGCAAATCTATATTTCAAATGTAGTGATCTCTTCTGAGATGAAAGTTTGGAAAGAGCAACGTTTAGCTCGTGGTGGCATTGGTCAAGCGGGAATGACAAATCGACCGTTTAGAATTTGGATTGATAATTGGAACTGGCGAGCATTGGGTAATACGCCGTTTCCTGGCCGTCTTCAAGTCAAAACCGATACATTTGGTCTCGAGTTGGACACTGTGGCTAAAGGGCCATACGTGCTTAACGGGGACAATGGCTATCAGAAAAAACACGATCTACTACCTGTCGCTTCTTACAACTTTAGCGCACCCTTTTTATCATTGAGTGGAGTGTTGAACCTTGATGGTGTTACCAAAGAAGTTGAAGGTACGGCGTGGGTGCATAAAGAGTGGGGCAGTGGCTTACTTGGAGTGGGTCAACAAGGTTGGGATTGGTTTGTGTTTAATCTTGATGATGGCACCGCGTTAAGTATCAATCGCTATCGTCACAACCAACAATTGCCTTATGTTTTTGGTACATTGGCAACTCGCTCAGGTAAGGTTTATCACTTAACAGACTCTGATATCTCTATCAAGCCTCTGCAGAACACAACGTTATTGAATGGCAGAAGAATGCCCCTTCAATGGATAATCAACGTGCCACAGCACAATATCAATCTCACGACGCGCATTAAACGCAGAGATATGTGGCTTCCATTTGTCATACCATATTGGGAAGGGCCAATAATGGCCAGCGGAAGCCATGAAGCGACGGGCTTTATGCAGTTAACCGGCTACTGA
- a CDS encoding ABC transporter permease — protein MSWPVVKALLGHYRRYPLQIILVWLGLTLGVSLLVGVTAINQHAKQSYAHGEKLFSNPLPYRIRPKHNANKIPQGFYIQLRREGFQQCSPFDHHRITDENGANFMLIGLDPVSMLQLQPGVALKDLTTLNLMKPPYPILVSDDLAEHMEWKHGDYIHLMDGSELGPVAVDQDNIINGTRLIADISLLRMLKRSAGLSVIACSDMPTEKFERLKNMLPNGLTITRSSKAELESLTSAFHLNLTAMGMLSFVVGLFIFYQAMSLSFIQRQPLVGILRQTGVSGWQLAKALCLELLILVLLSWICGNIFGLMLANQLLPAVSSSLGDLYDANVGLTLSWSWRWSGYSLLMALLGAFLACAWPLVRLLKSQPIRLTSRLSLMRFAGTEFTWQALMGCGFCVAAVAVYQAPQTQETGFAIIALMLVSVALFTPFLMWKLFNSLSYSLRWVRARWFFADAASSMSYRGVATMAFMLALTANIGVETMVGSFRDTTDKWLTQRLAADLYIYPTNNAAARMSNWLSDQPEVDSVWWRWEKDVASPVGSIQVVSTGPSEGELEALTIKLGIPNYWYHLHHSKGVLISESMSLKLGIRPGDYIDLYDSLGSGWQVVGVYYDYGNPYHQVMMSHRNWLYGFAGRGNVGLGVILKDDVNAIGLRSRLENVFRLGSERIFDNNNIHSQAMRVFDRTFAIADTLGNITLVIAVFGIFFATVAGEVSRQRHISLQRCLGVSAKELILTGSLQLFVFGLISSLIAIPLGLALASLIVDIVIKQSFGWSLELQVIPWDYLVTFAWAMAALMLAGALPVMRMIRNTPMKSLRDAL, from the coding sequence ATGTCATGGCCCGTAGTTAAGGCACTACTCGGTCACTATCGACGTTACCCACTTCAGATTATTTTGGTATGGCTTGGTTTAACCCTTGGCGTATCACTTTTGGTTGGTGTTACTGCCATCAACCAACACGCCAAGCAAAGCTATGCGCATGGCGAGAAACTTTTTTCGAATCCTCTTCCTTATCGTATTCGACCAAAACACAACGCTAATAAAATCCCGCAAGGTTTTTATATCCAACTTCGCCGTGAAGGCTTTCAACAGTGCTCTCCTTTTGACCACCATCGTATCACTGATGAAAACGGCGCGAACTTCATGCTAATTGGCTTAGACCCTGTGTCTATGCTTCAGCTACAGCCGGGTGTTGCATTAAAAGATCTCACTACCTTAAATCTAATGAAACCGCCATACCCGATCCTAGTCAGTGATGATCTCGCTGAACACATGGAATGGAAACACGGCGACTACATCCATCTGATGGATGGATCTGAGTTAGGGCCAGTGGCTGTCGATCAAGACAATATTATTAATGGTACTCGCCTGATTGCGGATATCTCATTGCTCAGAATGCTAAAACGCAGTGCAGGGCTTTCGGTGATTGCGTGTTCAGATATGCCAACTGAAAAGTTTGAGCGTCTTAAGAACATGCTACCAAATGGATTAACGATTACTCGTAGTTCAAAGGCGGAGCTGGAATCTCTTACCAGTGCCTTCCACTTGAACTTAACCGCCATGGGTATGTTGTCGTTTGTGGTGGGCTTGTTTATTTTTTATCAAGCGATGTCGCTTTCATTTATTCAACGTCAGCCGTTAGTTGGAATATTAAGACAAACAGGTGTGTCCGGTTGGCAACTTGCGAAAGCGCTTTGTTTAGAGCTATTGATCTTAGTTTTACTCAGCTGGATATGCGGCAATATTTTTGGCTTGATGCTCGCGAATCAACTGTTACCTGCAGTTTCTTCAAGCTTGGGCGATCTTTATGATGCTAATGTGGGCTTAACGCTGAGCTGGAGTTGGCGTTGGAGTGGTTACAGCTTATTAATGGCATTACTTGGGGCATTCTTAGCGTGCGCTTGGCCGTTGGTACGTTTGCTTAAATCTCAGCCTATTCGTTTGACCTCTCGACTGTCATTAATGCGCTTCGCTGGCACCGAGTTTACTTGGCAAGCCTTAATGGGTTGTGGGTTCTGTGTCGCTGCGGTTGCTGTGTATCAAGCGCCCCAAACCCAAGAAACGGGTTTTGCAATTATTGCCCTGATGCTGGTGAGTGTCGCGTTGTTTACGCCATTCTTGATGTGGAAGCTGTTCAATAGTTTGTCTTACTCTTTGCGTTGGGTTCGTGCTCGTTGGTTCTTTGCTGATGCAGCCTCGAGTATGAGCTATCGTGGTGTGGCGACAATGGCCTTTATGTTGGCGTTAACAGCTAATATTGGCGTTGAAACCATGGTGGGCAGTTTCAGAGATACTACGGATAAATGGCTAACGCAGCGTTTGGCCGCTGATCTCTATATATACCCAACTAACAATGCCGCTGCTCGCATGAGCAACTGGTTGTCAGATCAACCTGAAGTGGATTCTGTGTGGTGGCGTTGGGAAAAAGACGTCGCTTCACCTGTAGGCAGTATTCAAGTTGTTAGTACTGGCCCATCAGAAGGTGAACTAGAAGCACTAACGATTAAGTTAGGTATTCCGAATTATTGGTATCACTTGCATCATTCTAAAGGCGTATTGATCAGTGAATCTATGTCTTTGAAACTGGGTATTCGTCCTGGTGACTACATTGATCTTTATGACAGCCTAGGCTCTGGTTGGCAGGTTGTGGGTGTGTATTACGATTATGGTAATCCTTACCATCAAGTAATGATGTCCCATCGAAACTGGCTGTATGGTTTTGCTGGCAGGGGTAATGTGGGGCTTGGCGTCATTTTAAAAGACGACGTGAATGCAATAGGCTTACGTAGCCGACTAGAGAATGTATTCAGGCTGGGGTCGGAACGTATTTTCGATAATAACAATATCCATAGCCAAGCGATGCGTGTGTTTGATAGAACTTTCGCTATTGCCGACACTCTAGGCAACATCACTTTAGTGATTGCGGTTTTCGGTATCTTCTTTGCGACTGTTGCGGGCGAGGTATCGCGTCAAAGGCATATTTCATTACAGCGTTGTTTGGGAGTTTCGGCTAAAGAGCTGATCCTAACTGGTAGTTTACAGTTGTTTGTATTTGGACTTATTTCCTCACTAATCGCCATTCCGCTTGGCTTAGCGTTAGCGAGCTTGATCGTGGATATCGTGATTAAGCAATCTTTTGGTTGGTCACTCGAGTTACAAGTGATTCCATGGGATTATTTAGTGACATTTGCATGGGCCATGGCAGCATTAATGCTTGCTGGTGCTTTACCGGTGATGAGAATGATTCGGAACACACCGATGAAATCATTAAGGGATGCGCTTTAA
- a CDS encoding MATE family efflux transporter — protein sequence MLLSSILHHTRGDFVRRLIAIALPITLQSIMFSSRGLVDVLMLGQLGEADIAAVGVASRAMFVTTIMLVGVTTGGALLTAQYWGAGDKQGVRESTALTWLVSTLFALLTIVFFVSFPAQIMGVTTDSQEVINLGMEYIVITSFSMLAVSCVSSMAVGLRAMHKPGLSTFFSGIGILSNVFLNWVLIFGNWGFPALGIKGAAIATVMSGAIEVATLFGYLYFSKHLLAFKFCDIKAAATVEKVIRFLKLSLPTTFNFLAWAGGLFAYHAIMGQSGVQGLAALSVMTPVESISLSLLIGMSNAASVLVGNQLGAKNNEAVYYQALGLTILCFLTSIVVAVFLYFVQVPILNAFSALTEETRALSEKFILILSVGIVIRSIPMTVIVGVLRAGGDVKFCLYQDLIAQWVIGIPLAAIAAIYFKFPPEWVYLLFLTEEVIKWGGSLYRMKTRKWIKNLIGS from the coding sequence ATGTTGCTCTCTTCCATTCTTCATCACACTCGCGGTGATTTTGTTCGTAGGCTTATTGCGATTGCTTTGCCTATCACTTTGCAGAGCATTATGTTTTCAAGCCGAGGCTTAGTGGATGTGTTGATGTTGGGTCAGCTTGGAGAAGCAGACATTGCGGCGGTTGGAGTAGCAAGCCGTGCGATGTTTGTGACGACCATTATGTTAGTTGGTGTTACCACGGGTGGCGCGTTGTTGACGGCACAATACTGGGGAGCGGGGGACAAACAAGGTGTGAGAGAAAGTACCGCTCTGACCTGGTTGGTTTCGACGTTGTTTGCCTTACTGACTATTGTTTTCTTTGTCTCTTTCCCAGCGCAAATCATGGGTGTGACGACAGACTCTCAAGAAGTCATTAACTTGGGTATGGAATACATCGTTATCACTTCATTTAGCATGTTGGCGGTATCCTGTGTGAGCAGTATGGCTGTTGGCTTGAGAGCGATGCATAAACCAGGGCTCAGTACTTTCTTTAGTGGTATTGGCATCCTTTCTAATGTGTTCTTAAACTGGGTACTGATCTTTGGTAATTGGGGCTTTCCTGCTCTTGGAATAAAAGGCGCAGCGATTGCGACGGTAATGAGTGGGGCTATTGAAGTAGCAACCTTGTTTGGTTACCTCTATTTCTCTAAACATTTATTAGCCTTTAAATTCTGTGATATCAAAGCGGCAGCGACCGTTGAAAAAGTGATTCGCTTTTTGAAGTTATCGTTGCCGACGACGTTTAATTTCTTAGCTTGGGCTGGTGGTCTTTTTGCTTATCACGCAATCATGGGGCAATCAGGTGTACAAGGTTTGGCGGCACTGTCAGTAATGACGCCGGTTGAGTCTATCTCGTTGAGTCTATTGATTGGCATGTCGAATGCAGCTTCTGTTTTGGTCGGGAATCAACTTGGCGCAAAGAATAATGAAGCGGTTTACTATCAAGCTCTCGGCCTAACCATTTTGTGTTTCTTGACCAGTATTGTTGTGGCGGTCTTCCTTTATTTTGTGCAAGTACCAATACTTAATGCGTTCAGCGCGTTGACTGAAGAAACCAGAGCGCTCTCAGAGAAGTTTATTCTCATTTTAAGTGTCGGAATTGTTATCCGTTCTATCCCAATGACAGTGATTGTAGGTGTATTGAGAGCGGGTGGTGATGTTAAGTTCTGCCTCTATCAAGACTTAATCGCTCAGTGGGTGATTGGCATTCCATTGGCCGCGATCGCTGCTATTTATTTCAAGTTCCCGCCTGAATGGGTGTATTTACTGTTTCTTACCGAAGAAGTCATAAAGTGGGGCGGTTCGCTCTATCGAATGAAAACAAGAAAATGGATTAAGAACTTAATAGGAAGTTGA
- a CDS encoding DUF2867 domain-containing protein: MKKVLVLGASGYVGSQLLPLLLEQGYQVTAAARHIDYLKARTEPHDNLSLEYLDLADQAATQALVPDFDLIFFLVHGMAEGHDFIDYELNLARNFVSALGPKNQHIIYLSSLQPQTGDSEHLQARKKTGQLLRKGPVPVTELQAGVIIGPGSAAFEIMRDFVYNLPIMIAPIWVDSKANPIALQNLNHYLLKLAQDTPNESQTFEVGGPDIVSYRNQFAHIAKTADRPLRLWATSLLTPQIASYWLGVVTSVPSNIGRALLAGLKHDFIASSTTIREKYPQKLISFESMVEQAIHAEGNFVKSNVWGFDKTAFKRWQAGYGYYPKKTGASITSTASLESLWNVAQQIGSPKQGYFFANALWRTREWLDVLFGGGIPVRQMPEGPNLKVGDKIDSWKVIRCEENQFLSLLFGMKGPGLGRLEITVSDHGEARELNISAWWHPKGFLGLLYWFAMMPAHLFIFKGMVKAIEKQAKKADKKP, translated from the coding sequence ATGAAGAAAGTACTGGTTTTAGGCGCTTCTGGATATGTTGGTTCACAGCTCCTCCCCCTCCTGCTTGAACAAGGCTATCAAGTTACTGCAGCAGCAAGGCATATCGACTATTTAAAGGCACGAACAGAACCTCACGACAACTTGTCACTGGAATACCTTGATCTCGCAGATCAAGCGGCGACACAAGCATTGGTACCCGATTTTGATCTTATCTTCTTTCTAGTTCATGGCATGGCAGAAGGCCATGATTTCATTGATTACGAGCTCAACTTGGCGCGTAACTTTGTTTCGGCACTTGGACCGAAGAATCAACACATTATCTATCTCAGTTCTCTTCAGCCTCAAACGGGCGATTCAGAACACCTTCAAGCTAGAAAAAAAACCGGACAGCTACTTCGAAAAGGCCCCGTTCCAGTAACCGAACTCCAAGCCGGTGTTATTATCGGTCCAGGCTCCGCAGCATTCGAGATCATGCGAGATTTCGTTTACAACCTACCCATAATGATTGCGCCAATATGGGTGGACTCCAAAGCCAACCCTATCGCCTTGCAGAACCTTAACCATTACTTGCTGAAACTCGCACAGGACACACCCAATGAAAGCCAAACGTTTGAGGTTGGCGGACCTGATATTGTCTCTTACCGAAACCAGTTTGCTCATATAGCCAAAACAGCCGATCGCCCACTCAGGCTTTGGGCAACGTCATTACTAACGCCTCAAATCGCTTCCTATTGGTTAGGGGTAGTCACCTCCGTCCCTTCTAACATCGGCAGAGCGCTTCTCGCAGGCTTAAAGCATGACTTCATTGCCAGTTCGACCACCATTAGAGAAAAGTACCCTCAAAAGCTTATATCGTTCGAGAGCATGGTTGAGCAAGCCATTCACGCTGAAGGAAATTTCGTTAAAAGTAATGTCTGGGGCTTTGATAAAACCGCGTTCAAACGATGGCAAGCTGGATATGGCTACTACCCCAAGAAAACCGGTGCAAGCATCACTTCAACCGCGTCACTGGAATCACTGTGGAATGTCGCACAGCAGATAGGAAGCCCCAAGCAAGGTTACTTCTTTGCTAACGCTTTATGGCGCACACGAGAATGGCTAGATGTTCTGTTTGGTGGCGGTATACCGGTTCGACAAATGCCTGAAGGCCCAAACTTAAAAGTGGGTGACAAAATCGACTCGTGGAAAGTGATCCGTTGCGAAGAGAATCAGTTCTTATCTCTGCTTTTCGGAATGAAAGGCCCTGGTTTAGGTCGGCTGGAAATTACCGTATCTGACCACGGAGAAGCTCGTGAACTGAATATCTCAGCTTGGTGGCATCCAAAGGGCTTTCTAGGATTACTGTATTGGTTTGCGATGATGCCAGCCCACCTGTTTATCTTTAAAGGCATGGTAAAGGCGATAGAAAAGCAGGCTAAAAAAGCTGATAAAAAACCATAA
- a CDS encoding DUF2913 family protein has product MSKYYIEIQKLVNDALGELYALHKSGKAIDAPIANNLYLVRWVTKAIKSQAYDRVIVPDLVRWQKQGRSKGNNSDLTFTFKRISAFYGRFFPEGEEPKALKDSDVEAFMDKMYEMGWSVSSEDELTTGGKIQFFTDGEHSFALCGKQCDDSFNGELMVKPMNWFVRGNHAEFIQAAMEAGFMLHKVTDYKSAVKYHGEYIVYPANQGNQLAEIPISVIG; this is encoded by the coding sequence ATGTCAAAATACTATATTGAAATTCAGAAGTTAGTGAATGATGCGCTAGGCGAGCTATATGCTTTACATAAATCTGGCAAGGCCATTGACGCACCTATCGCGAACAACCTTTACCTTGTTCGTTGGGTAACAAAGGCGATTAAATCTCAAGCTTATGATCGCGTGATTGTGCCTGACTTGGTTCGCTGGCAGAAACAGGGTCGCTCAAAAGGCAACAACTCTGATTTAACTTTTACCTTCAAACGTATTTCTGCGTTTTACGGACGTTTTTTCCCTGAAGGCGAAGAGCCTAAAGCGCTAAAAGACAGTGATGTTGAAGCATTTATGGACAAAATGTATGAGATGGGTTGGAGCGTATCGAGTGAAGATGAACTGACCACTGGCGGTAAGATTCAATTCTTCACCGATGGCGAACATTCTTTTGCCTTGTGTGGTAAACAGTGTGACGACTCTTTCAACGGTGAGTTGATGGTTAAGCCGATGAACTGGTTTGTGCGTGGTAATCACGCAGAGTTTATTCAAGCAGCGATGGAAGCAGGCTTTATGCTTCACAAAGTTACAGACTATAAGTCAGCGGTGAAGTACCACGGTGAATACATCGTGTACCCTGCCAACCAAGGTAATCAGTTAGCGGAAATTCCAATCAGTGTTATTGGTTAA